From Nitrospirota bacterium, a single genomic window includes:
- a CDS encoding ribonuclease HII, giving the protein MDIYQYDDFQKQENGIKTIAGIDEAGRGPIAGPVVSAAVILPQGKRFPGLRDSKLVPEKERETLFFEILAYSNAVGVGICDVDVIDRLNILRAVRLSMEIAVKDLGIKPDLLLIDAVRIPKVDIKQITPIKGESKSAHIAAASIIAKVVRDRCMYYYHNIYPEYGFDRHKGYCTKEHIRMIQIHGPCLIHRKTFKKVLSLTLPF; this is encoded by the coding sequence ATGGACATCTATCAATATGACGATTTCCAGAAACAAGAAAATGGTATTAAAACAATAGCAGGCATCGATGAGGCAGGAAGAGGGCCAATCGCAGGACCTGTGGTTTCAGCCGCAGTCATTCTACCTCAAGGTAAAAGGTTCCCCGGACTCAGGGACTCAAAGCTCGTGCCTGAAAAGGAAAGGGAAACCCTTTTCTTTGAGATTTTAGCTTACTCGAATGCCGTAGGTGTCGGCATATGCGATGTGGATGTCATAGACAGGCTTAATATACTAAGAGCAGTGAGGCTATCTATGGAGATTGCAGTCAAAGACCTCGGTATAAAGCCCGACTTACTTCTGATAGATGCAGTTAGGATTCCTAAAGTTGACATAAAACAGATTACTCCCATCAAAGGCGAATCAAAGAGCGCACATATAGCCGCGGCATCGATAATCGCAAAGGTTGTAAGGGACAGGTGTATGTATTATTACCATAATATCTACCCGGAATATGGCTTTGACAGGCACAAGGGTTATTGCACAAAAGAACATATACGGATGATTCAGATTCATGGACCATGCCTTATACACAGAAAGACTTTTAAGAAGGTTCTATCTCTGACACTGCCTTTTTAA
- the rplS gene encoding 50S ribosomal protein L19, with protein sequence MDITKVVEEGYIRDLPLFNVGDTIKVFTKVIEGDKERLQPFEGAVIAKKGGGIRETFMVRKISFGIGVERIFPLHSPSIDRVEVIKKGSVRRAKLYYLREKKGKASKLKEQRAKVGGTASNE encoded by the coding sequence ATGGATATAACTAAAGTAGTCGAGGAGGGATACATTCGAGACCTGCCCCTGTTTAATGTGGGTGATACTATCAAGGTCTTCACTAAGGTCATCGAAGGAGACAAAGAGAGACTTCAACCCTTTGAAGGAGCTGTCATAGCTAAGAAAGGCGGTGGCATTAGAGAGACTTTTATGGTCAGAAAAATCTCTTTTGGTATAGGTGTCGAGAGGATATTTCCCCTTCATTCGCCATCAATAGACAGGGTTGAGGTCATAAAAAAAGGCAGTGTGAGACGGGCAAAGCTCTACTACCTCAGAGAAAAGAAGGGAAAGGCATCAAAGCTAAAGGAGCAGAGAGCCAAAGTAGGAGGCACTGCCTCTAACGAATAA
- the trmD gene encoding tRNA (guanosine(37)-N1)-methyltransferase TrmD, which produces MDLAVITLFPEIFNSYLKESIIGRAIHKGIIKINIFSLRDFARDKHRTVDDYPYGGGPGMVIKPEPLSDAISHVKADGRETLTVMLSPQGRLFTEQEAVSLSKEQRRVLLIAGRYEGIDERVRESLCDDDLSIGDYVLTGGELPALVIVDAIVRLIPGVLGDEDSLKAESFMWGILDYPHYTRPSEWKGLKVPDVLLTGNHKQIERWRRKSALRRTLRKRPDLIVKANLSDEDYRLISEIKEEENGYN; this is translated from the coding sequence GTGGACCTTGCAGTTATTACGCTCTTTCCTGAAATTTTCAATTCGTACTTGAAGGAGAGTATTATTGGAAGAGCGATTCACAAGGGGATTATAAAGATAAACATCTTTAGTCTCCGTGACTTTGCGAGGGACAAACACAGGACAGTAGATGACTACCCTTATGGCGGAGGCCCGGGCATGGTAATAAAGCCCGAGCCCCTGTCAGATGCCATAAGCCATGTAAAAGCAGATGGCAGAGAGACCCTGACAGTGATGCTCAGCCCTCAGGGAAGGCTCTTCACAGAGCAAGAGGCAGTGTCGCTTTCAAAAGAACAAAGGCGAGTGCTCCTTATAGCAGGTAGATACGAGGGCATTGACGAAAGAGTAAGGGAGAGTCTTTGCGATGATGATCTCTCCATTGGAGATTATGTTCTGACAGGCGGAGAACTGCCTGCTCTGGTTATAGTAGATGCTATTGTCCGTCTGATACCGGGTGTTTTAGGAGATGAGGATTCCCTGAAGGCCGAGTCCTTTATGTGGGGAATTTTAGATTACCCCCACTACACAAGGCCTTCTGAATGGAAAGGGCTAAAAGTGCCTGATGTCCTGCTTACAGGCAATCACAAGCAGATTGAACGCTGGAGACGGAAATCAGCACTAAGAAGAACACTTAGGAAAAGGCCTGACCTTATAGTCAAGGCAAACTTATCGGATGAGGACTACAGGCTGATTTCCGAGATAAAGGAGGAGGAAAATGGATATAACTAA
- a CDS encoding KH domain-containing protein translates to MKVLVEMMAKALVDKPEEVNVSEVEGERTTVYELRVSTNDLGKVIGKQGKTARAMRTILSASGTKLGKRCVLEILE, encoded by the coding sequence ATGAAGGTATTGGTTGAGATGATGGCAAAAGCTCTGGTTGACAAGCCCGAGGAAGTCAATGTATCTGAGGTTGAAGGCGAAAGGACAACGGTCTATGAACTCAGGGTATCCACAAATGACCTTGGAAAGGTAATAGGCAAGCAGGGCAAGACTGCCCGTGCAATGAGAACTATTTTGAGCGCATCAGGCACAAAGTTGGGCAAAAGATGCGTTCTTGAAATCCTCGAATAG